The Marinitoga sp. 1197 genome includes a window with the following:
- a CDS encoding lipocalin-like domain-containing protein — translation MRNHVLIPYREKEHGDFEDEWLPHKGVSGWWYITGYLRNKENPENIFSYQYTFLRAKIQCITLKVLQLALTDVSKKNHFFKQKASFFGKRIFIDEKKISYFPYAVLKKNEEGMSLAMDTKEFSINLILIYGKGGIWHGDNGILIMGVPKDSKQRTVYYSYTNMLTKGKLTIKAENDAEDFEVIGKSWFDRQWGPFNITDSATHWEWFSLRFFDDEEIMLFSFPQHPYQDGTYIDKGGKNRRIQNFTIKEKKLIEVDGYVFSYGWNVIIHGVKDEVYEIVPLMNGQVNIAYFELMAKVLDSNGKHVGYAFVELLPGVRSIKKKTSIKNLLKKS, via the coding sequence ATGAGAAATCATGTTTTAATCCCATATAGGGAAAAAGAACATGGGGATTTTGAAGATGAATGGCTTCCTCATAAAGGAGTTTCTGGATGGTGGTATATTACAGGATATTTGCGAAACAAAGAAAATCCAGAAAATATTTTCTCATACCAATATACTTTTTTAAGAGCTAAAATTCAATGTATAACTTTGAAAGTTCTCCAGCTTGCACTTACCGATGTTTCAAAAAAAAATCATTTCTTTAAACAGAAGGCTTCGTTTTTTGGAAAAAGAATTTTTATAGATGAGAAAAAAATTTCATATTTTCCGTATGCTGTTTTGAAAAAAAATGAAGAGGGTATGTCTCTAGCGATGGATACAAAAGAGTTTTCGATAAATCTTATTCTAATCTATGGAAAAGGCGGAATATGGCATGGAGATAACGGAATTCTTATTATGGGAGTACCTAAAGATTCAAAGCAGAGAACTGTTTATTATTCATACACAAATATGCTTACTAAAGGAAAATTAACTATTAAAGCAGAAAATGACGCTGAGGATTTTGAAGTAATTGGAAAATCTTGGTTCGATAGACAATGGGGACCTTTTAATATAACCGATTCCGCTACTCATTGGGAATGGTTTTCACTTCGCTTCTTTGATGATGAAGAAATCATGCTTTTTTCTTTTCCACAACATCCGTATCAGGACGGAACATATATAGATAAAGGAGGAAAAAATAGAAGAATACAAAACTTTACAATCAAGGAGAAAAAACTTATAGAGGTTGATGGATATGTTTTTTCATACGGATGGAATGTTATTATCCATGGAGTGAAGGATGAAGTTTATGAAATAGTTCCTTTGATGAATGGTCAGGTAAATATTGCTTATTTTGAACTCATGGCCAAAGTTCTTGATTCAAACGGAAAACATGTTGGATATGCTTTTGTTGAGCTTCTTCCAGGAGTCAGAAGCATAAAGAAAAAAACAAGCATCAAAAATCTTTTGAAAAAATCATAG